In one Lolium rigidum isolate FL_2022 chromosome 3, APGP_CSIRO_Lrig_0.1, whole genome shotgun sequence genomic region, the following are encoded:
- the LOC124701726 gene encoding putative pentatricopeptide repeat-containing protein At1g02420, with protein sequence MPPRPAGRVFQYLSPSRRPRPSPLPEIPAGGDALASDADADSVYRIVTAAPTPSAMESALAASAVPLSAPLLDLVLRRFRFAHGDPLRALSLLSLAADRCGVTPSPFALDTALYVLGRARRFAHMWDLLHSCRRLCPDAVTPRTAMVVLGRVAKICSVRETVSSFRRLLRLFRGREGGAESADLFNALLRTLCQEKSMSDARNVYHAHKYEFQVNRQTFNILLSGWKSSEDAEAFFAEMRELGISPDLVTYNSLIDCHCKNRGVEKAYNLLDEMRASEIAPDVITYTSLIGGLGLVGQPDKARDLLKEMRELGCHPDVAAYNATIRNFVIAKRLGDAFALMDEMASKGLMPNATTYNLFFRCYYWAFDIGSSWLLYERMRSERCFPNTQSCMFIIRLCHRHGKVAEALELWGDMVKNGFGSFTLVSDVLFDLLCDEGKLEEAERCFHQLTDLGQKPSSVSFRRIKILMQLAKREEAVARLTEKMAQFVRLPAEDCQRVHHTTESTPHNGGGVQADIITAT encoded by the coding sequence ATGCCTCCCAGGCCGGCAGGGCGGGTCTTCCAGTACCTCTCCCCGTCCCGCAGGCCACGGCCGTCTCCGCTGCCGGAAATCCCCGCCGGCGGCGACGCCCTGGcgtccgacgccgacgccgactccGTGTACCGCATCGTCACGGCCGCGCCCACGCCGTCGGCCATGGAGTCCGcgctcgccgcctccgccgtccCGCTCTCGGCGCCGCTCCTCGACCTCGTCCTCCGCCGCTTCCGCTTCGCGCACGGGGACCCGCTCCGCGCGCTCTCGCTCCTCTCGCTCGCCGCCGACCGCTGCGGGGTCACGCCCTCCCCGTTCGCGCTCGACACGGCGCTCTACGTGCTGGGCCGCGCCCGCCGCTTCGCCCACATGTGGGACCTCCTCCACTCCTGCCGCCGCCTCTGCCCCGACGCCGTCACCCCGCGCACCGCCATGGTCGTCCTCGGCCGCGTCGCCAAGATCTGCTCCGTCCGCGAGACCGTCTCCTccttccgccgcctcctgcgcctcttcCGCGGCCGCGAGGGGGGCGCGGAGTCGGCCGACCTCTTCAACGCGCTGCTCCGCACGCTCTGCCAGGAGAAGAGCATGTCCGACGCGCGCAACGTCTACCACGCGCACAAGTACGAGTTCCAGGTCAACCGCCAGACCTTCAACATCCTGCTCTCCGGCTGGAAGTcgtccgaggacgccgaggcgtTCTTCGCCGAGATGCGGGAGCTCGGGATCAGCCCTGACCTGGTCACATACAACTCTCTGATTGATTGCCACTGCAAGAACAGGGGCGTGGAGAAGGCCTACAACCTGCTCGATGAAATGCGTGCGAGTGAAATCGCTCCCGATGTGATCACGTATACAAGCTTGATTGGCGGGCTGGGACTGGTTGGCCAGCCTGACAAGGCGAGGGACCTGCTGAAGGAGATGCGCGAGCTCGGATGCCACCCGGATGTCGCGGCGTACAATGCCACGATACGGAACTTTGTTATAGCCAAGAGGCTCGGTGATGCTTTTGCGTTGATGGATGAGATGGCTTCAAAGGGGCTGATGCCGAACGCCACCACATATAACCTTTTCTTCCGGTGCTATTACTGGGCGTTTGACATTGGTAGCTCATGGCTTTTGTATGAGCGGATGCGGTCCGAAAGATGCTTCCCAAACACGCAGTCTTGCATGTTTATCATCAGGTTATGTCATCGCCATGGTAAGGTGGCGGAAGCACTAGAGCTGTGGGGCGATATGGTGAAGAACGGGTTTGGGTCATTCACCTTGGTGTCAGATGTGCTGTTTGACCTGTTATGTGATGAGGGAAAGCTGGAGGAAGCTGAGAGGTGCTTTCATCAACTGACTGATTTGGGGCAGAAACCCAGCAGTGTTTCATTTAGAAGGATCAAGATACTCATGCAGCTGGCCAAGCGGGAAGAAGCTGTTGCCAGGTTAACTGAGAAAATGGCACAGTTTGTACGGCTGCCAGCTGAGGATTGCCAAAGGGTTCATCACACTACTGAAAGCACACCTCACAATGGTGGTGGAGTTCAAGCTGATATAATAACAGCAACTTAG